The proteins below are encoded in one region of bacterium:
- the rpsK gene encoding 30S ribosomal protein S11, whose product MARKATAGTRQKPKERKNILHGVVHIRSTFNNTTVTITDVKGNTIAWATSGTEGFKGSRKSTPFAAQVASEKAAHKAMEHGLKRVDVMVCGPGQGRETAIRSLQTAGLDVLSIRDVTPIPHNGCRPPKRRRV is encoded by the coding sequence ATGGCTCGTAAAGCAACAGCAGGGACACGGCAGAAGCCGAAAGAAAGAAAAAATATCCTGCACGGAGTGGTGCATATAAGGTCCACCTTTAATAACACGACGGTGACGATTACCGACGTTAAAGGGAACACGATCGCGTGGGCAACATCTGGAACTGAAGGCTTTAAGGGTTCACGCAAAAGTACTCCTTTTGCAGCCCAGGTAGCCTCTGAAAAAGCAGCGCATAAGGCGATGGAACATGGACTAAAGCGTGTAGACGTAATGGTTTGTGGTCCAGGCCAAGGGCGTGAAACGGCGATCCGTTCTCTGCAAACTGCCGGATTGGACGTTCTGAGTATTAGAGACGTCACTCCGATCCCGCACAATGGTTGTCGTCCGCCGAAACGTCGGCGCGTGTAA
- the rpsD gene encoding 30S ribosomal protein S4 — protein MSVVWEAKCRLCRRAQQKLFLKGDRCVTRKCAIERETRQKPPGQHGEEKLNKKITQYGEQLREKQKLKRAYLLRETQFATYMVHAQRRRGVTGENLIQLLEMRLDNTVYRLGWAPSRGAARQMVSHGFITVNGKRVDIASCQTRQGDVIGIYSTKKETTLVVEALKRLAVAPRVEWLSMNLDTLEGTVLAMPKREQIVNDIMESLIVEFYTR, from the coding sequence ATGTCGGTTGTATGGGAAGCAAAATGTCGATTATGCCGTCGGGCACAACAGAAGCTCTTCCTCAAGGGAGATCGCTGTGTGACGAGAAAATGCGCGATTGAACGCGAAACACGTCAAAAGCCGCCTGGCCAGCATGGCGAAGAAAAACTAAATAAGAAGATAACTCAGTACGGAGAACAACTCCGCGAAAAGCAGAAGCTTAAAAGAGCGTATCTGCTTCGTGAAACTCAATTTGCCACCTACATGGTACATGCCCAGCGTCGAAGAGGTGTTACCGGCGAGAACTTGATCCAGTTGCTGGAAATGCGCTTAGACAACACGGTTTATCGTCTAGGATGGGCTCCTTCGCGTGGCGCCGCACGTCAAATGGTCTCGCACGGTTTCATCACGGTTAATGGCAAGCGTGTGGATATAGCGTCCTGCCAAACACGACAGGGTGATGTGATTGGTATTTATTCGACCAAGAAAGAGACTACTCTGGTTGTTGAGGCATTAAAGCGATTGGCCGTTGCACCAAGGGTCGAGTGGCTTAGTATGAACCTTGATACACTCGAAGGCACAGTTTTAGCTATGCCTAAGCGCGAACAAATAGTAAACGACATCATGGAATCATTGATCGTCGAGTTCTACACACGTTAA
- a CDS encoding DNA-directed RNA polymerase subunit alpha: MEERMPTITTLDQSLNYGKFIVEPFERGYGNTLGSALRRILLSSIPGAAITAIRIDKVLHEFSKIEGVKEDANQLLLNLKDIAVKIVASDRSSDEEYTLRLEVQGPGRVTGADIQCPPEVEIVNPEVYIATISDPKTVFAMDLYVGLGCGFVMPNKSDVSQQTIGVIPLGAQYTPVRKVNYIVEATRVGNRTDFERMVLEVWTNGTLAPPEAVSQAAQILERYVRLFMDLAQFDGDSLASATDQDIDPALAAVPDTRIEGLDFSQRTFNCLRRANLLSLRELAQVSEIDLINIRGFGRKSLLEVKDKLASFGLSLRPSKNMGRNAISIEDFDDDLDE; this comes from the coding sequence GTGGAAGAGAGAATGCCAACCATCACAACGCTTGATCAGAGCCTGAATTATGGCAAGTTCATCGTTGAACCTTTCGAGCGAGGTTATGGCAATACATTAGGTAGTGCGTTACGTCGTATTTTGTTATCGTCTATACCAGGCGCAGCGATTACGGCAATCAGGATTGATAAAGTCCTGCATGAGTTCTCAAAGATTGAGGGCGTGAAGGAAGACGCTAATCAACTCTTGCTCAATTTGAAAGATATAGCGGTTAAAATTGTAGCTTCTGACCGTTCTTCAGATGAAGAATATACTCTTCGTCTGGAAGTACAAGGCCCAGGCAGGGTAACAGGCGCTGATATTCAGTGTCCGCCAGAAGTTGAAATTGTTAATCCGGAAGTATATATTGCTACAATCAGCGATCCTAAGACTGTATTCGCGATGGATCTATATGTTGGTCTAGGATGCGGTTTTGTAATGCCTAACAAGAGTGATGTTAGTCAACAGACTATCGGAGTTATTCCTTTAGGCGCCCAGTATACGCCGGTACGCAAAGTGAACTATATCGTTGAAGCAACGCGTGTAGGAAACAGAACGGATTTTGAGCGTATGGTGTTAGAGGTCTGGACAAATGGCACACTTGCTCCTCCTGAAGCAGTAAGCCAGGCAGCACAGATACTTGAGCGCTATGTTCGCTTATTTATGGACTTAGCTCAATTTGATGGCGATTCACTAGCGTCTGCTACCGATCAAGACATTGACCCGGCGCTGGCAGCAGTGCCTGATACAAGAATTGAAGGTCTGGATTTCTCGCAACGCACGTTTAACTGCTTGCGAAGAGCAAATCTCTTGTCGTTGCGCGAATTAGCGCAGGTTTCAGAGATTGACCTAATCAATATCCGAGGTTTTGGGAGAAAATCGCTCCTAGAAGTAAAGGATAAATTGGCTAGTTTTGGCCTTAGTCTTAGGCCATCTAAAAATATGGGAAGAAATGCTATTTCCATCGAAGATTTCGACGACGATTTAGACGAATAG
- the rplQ gene encoding 50S ribosomal protein L17, which yields MTHRIGKRKLGLPSDQRRALLTGLVRALFQHDKIRTTQTRAKEVQSIAEKLVTMAKGDTLAARREVRKVLAGHTAPQPRKRLKNLTPEQIAVRTLSTGETLVKHVFDNVVPRFITRPGGYTRITKLGLRRGDAAPLVELAFLD from the coding sequence ATGACCCACCGTATTGGCAAAAGAAAATTAGGATTACCAAGTGATCAGCGTCGTGCTTTATTAACGGGGCTGGTGCGAGCTTTATTCCAGCACGATAAAATTCGCACGACTCAAACTCGCGCCAAAGAGGTGCAGAGTATCGCTGAGAAACTGGTTACGATGGCTAAAGGCGATACTCTTGCGGCTCGCCGCGAGGTGCGCAAAGTTCTGGCGGGGCATACCGCGCCACAACCGCGAAAGCGTTTGAAGAACCTTACCCCAGAGCAGATCGCTGTGCGCACATTGTCAACCGGCGAAACTCTTGTGAAGCATGTATTCGATAATGTCGTTCCACGCTTCATAACTCGACCTGGCGGTTATACACGTATTACTAAACTTGGTTTGCGACGGGGCGATGCCGCTCCGTTAGTCGAACTAGCGTTCCTTGATTAG
- the truA gene encoding tRNA pseudouridine(38-40) synthase TruA: protein MRNLALKVEYDGTEFSGFAKQPDVRTVQGVLSEAIGRVVGHKVELIGAGRTDAGAHAVGQVVNFYTDHPIPACRLPIAINKTIARDVFIRKANEVPMEFSARFSADTRLYRYTILQRKVRSPFAGRYEMIEKRPLDVQRMNNAALALIGEHDFSAFTIEPMGSRSFRRVIFGAKVTGASKRIRFEIEGTAFLRGMVRMITGALIEIGMGSREEDELSRLLDNDKAVRTTWVVPACGLCLMKVKYSEF, encoded by the coding sequence ATGCGCAACCTGGCGCTGAAGGTAGAGTACGACGGCACAGAGTTTTCGGGGTTTGCCAAACAACCTGACGTAAGGACGGTACAAGGCGTACTCAGTGAAGCTATTGGACGTGTCGTCGGCCATAAGGTTGAGTTAATTGGCGCTGGGCGTACTGATGCTGGGGCACATGCTGTGGGGCAGGTGGTCAATTTTTATACTGACCATCCAATTCCTGCATGCCGTTTGCCGATTGCGATTAATAAGACTATCGCAAGAGATGTTTTTATCCGGAAGGCGAATGAAGTGCCTATGGAGTTCAGTGCGCGTTTCTCGGCTGATACGAGGCTGTATCGGTACACGATACTTCAACGTAAAGTTCGGTCTCCTTTTGCAGGCCGATACGAGATGATTGAAAAGAGACCACTTGACGTGCAGCGTATGAATAATGCGGCACTAGCGCTAATAGGCGAGCATGATTTTTCGGCATTTACGATTGAACCGATGGGCTCGAGAAGCTTTCGCAGAGTCATCTTTGGCGCAAAAGTTACTGGCGCATCAAAGCGAATTCGCTTTGAAATCGAAGGAACCGCTTTCTTGCGTGGAATGGTGCGCATGATAACGGGTGCGCTTATTGAGATTGGCATGGGAAGCCGTGAAGAAGACGAATTATCGCGATTGCTTGATAACGATAAAGCAGTAAGGACCACATGGGTGGTTCCCGCGTGCGGATTATGTTTGATGAAAGTCAAATATTCTGAGTTTTAA
- the rplM gene encoding 50S ribosomal protein L13: MYRTKFLLQNDIERKWYVVDASGQPIGRLAARVATLLRGKHKPTFAPHQDVGDHVIIINAGKVRLTGNKKDELIYWHTMYPGGLKSVKRGDWHEHRPKKLLEKVVWGMMPKNRLGRAMYKKLKVYAENVHPHQAQCPEEIVVK; the protein is encoded by the coding sequence ATGTATCGGACTAAGTTCCTTCTCCAAAACGACATAGAGCGAAAGTGGTATGTGGTAGACGCTTCAGGTCAACCGATTGGAAGACTTGCTGCCCGTGTTGCCACTCTACTTCGCGGTAAACATAAACCGACCTTTGCTCCTCATCAGGACGTTGGCGATCATGTGATCATTATCAACGCAGGCAAGGTGCGATTAACCGGCAACAAGAAAGATGAGTTGATCTATTGGCACACCATGTACCCAGGCGGGTTAAAATCAGTAAAACGTGGTGATTGGCATGAGCATCGCCCAAAGAAGTTGCTTGAGAAGGTTGTCTGGGGAATGATGCCGAAGAACCGTCTTGGCAGGGCAATGTATAAGAAACTAAAAGTTTATGCAGAAAATGTGCATCCGCATCAGGCTCAATGTCCTGAAGAGATTGTGGTTAAGTAG
- the rpsI gene encoding 30S ribosomal protein S9, whose product MKVPSTSYYATGRRKNAIARVWLIPAGSGQITINKRDASEYLGRVSLEAIVNQPLQLVRMYGKVDILATAEGGGIAGQAGAVRHGIARALVVLDPNLRQTLRRETYLTRDPRVKERKKYGRKRARRGFQFVKR is encoded by the coding sequence ATGAAGGTACCGTCAACAAGTTACTATGCAACAGGCCGACGAAAGAACGCTATAGCGCGTGTTTGGCTTATACCTGCCGGTTCAGGGCAGATCACGATTAACAAGCGCGATGCTTCTGAATATCTTGGACGTGTTTCACTTGAAGCAATCGTTAATCAACCATTGCAGCTCGTTCGCATGTATGGCAAGGTTGATATCTTGGCTACAGCCGAAGGCGGCGGTATCGCCGGTCAAGCAGGCGCTGTACGACATGGTATCGCACGCGCTTTAGTAGTGTTAGACCCAAACCTTCGTCAAACCTTACGCAGAGAAACTTATTTAACTCGTGATCCACGTGTTAAAGAACGTAAAAAGTACGGACGAAAACGTGCACGACGCGGGTTCCAGTTCGTCAAACGATAA